From Salvia splendens isolate huo1 chromosome 16, SspV2, whole genome shotgun sequence, a single genomic window includes:
- the LOC121771474 gene encoding nuclear pore complex protein NUP155-like isoform X3, which produces MEPIHMLRGHIFLAGRDGHVYELQYTSGSGWKKRCRKVCLTAGLASVISRWVVPNVFKFGAADPIVEMVVDSDRHVLYARTEDMKIQVFSLGLNGDGPFKKVAEERNLITQRESNYGGRQQAGQRAPARPTKSSIVSISPLSPLESKWLHLVAVLSDGRRMYLSTNPSGGNNGAVGGLAGLGKPSCLKVVTTRPSPPIGVSAGLSFGALSLAGRSQSDDLSLKIESAYYSSGTLVLSDSSPSAVSSLLLVNKDPSTQSLSSANLGTGARGSRALRESVSSIPVEGRMLYVADVFPLPDTASIVQSLYSELELCGSWGSCEKTSVKLWARGDLSTQHILPRRKIVIFSTMGMMEVVFNRPIDILRRFLESNSPRSLLEDFFNRFGSGEAAAMCLMLAARIVYTENFISNVVAEKAAEAFEDPRVVGMPQLEGSGALSNTRTTAGGFSMGQVVQEAEPVFSGAHEGLCLCTSRLLLPLWELPVFVINGGSGSPDTVSEDGIVSCRLSVQAMHVLEDKICSLEKFLRSRKNQRRGLYGCVAGLGDITGSILIGSGSDLVADRSMSRNLFGSYSHNVDSSESGSSNKRQRLPYSPAELAAMEVRAMECIRQLLLRCREALFLLQLLSQHLLARLIQNFDASTRQTVVQLTFHQLVCSEDADQLATRLISALMEYYTGPDGRGTVDDISNRLRDGCPSYYKESDYKFYVAVEYLERAAATSDTQERENLAREAFNNLSKVPESADLPTVCKRFEDLRFYEAVVRLSLQKAQAGDPAGDAFNEQIDAGIRQHALSRRMQCYEIITNALRSLKGDALRKEFGSPIKPVLQTALDQASRKKYICQIIQLGIQSSDRVFHEYLYRTLIELGLDDELLEYGGPDLVQFLQNAGRDPTHEPFSLVASSSPMGHSRVQLASNQIKYSELLARYYVLKRQHVLAAQILFRLAERHSTEAVDTPTLEQRRQYLSNAVLQAKSASESDSLNVSVRGAIDNGLLDLLEGKLAVLQFQIRIKEELESMASRLDTSLDGSESTTNGSAPTSGQSSDASFIVSLRDKAKELSMDIKTITQLYNEYAVPFELWEICLEMLYFASYSGDADSSIVRETWARLIDQALSRGGIAEACAVLKRVGSHVYPGDAAILPLDTLCLHLEKAAQDRVASGVEPVGEEDIARALLAACRGAIEPVLNTYDQLLSNGGVLPSPSLRLRLLRSVLVVLREWSMSIIAQRMGTSAAGASLILGGPFSLGQSAAINQGVRDKITSSAKRCMTEVRRLPLPQHQSEAVYRGFRELEESLLSPFSF; this is translated from the exons ATGGAACCGATCCATATGCTGAG GGGCCATATTTTTCTCGCTGGCCGAGATGGTCATGTTTATGAGTTGCAATATACAAGTGGTTCAGGTTGGAAAAAGCGGTGCCGTAAAGTTTGTCTTACTGCTGGTCTGGCAAGTGTAATTTCAAG GTGGGTTGTGCCTAATGTTTTTAAATTTGGAGCTGCGGACCCCATTGTTGAAATGGTTGTTGATTCCGATAGACACGTTCTATATGCTCGCACAGAAGATATGAAAATACAAGTATTCTCTCTTGGGTTGAATGGAGATGGCCCATTCAAGAAGGTTGCAGAGGAGAGAAATTTGATCACTCAGAGGGAGTCAAACTATGGTGGCAGGCAACAAGCTGGGCAAAGGGCCCCTGCTCGACCTACAAAATCTTCAATAGTTTCCATATCACCTTTATCCCCTTTAGAATCAAAATGGTTGCATCTTGTTGCTGTTTTATCAGATGGACGGAGGATGTATCTCTCGACTAATCCATCTGGTGGAAATAATGGTGCTGTTGGAGGTTTGGCTGGGCTTGGTAAACCAAGTTGTTTAAAGGTTGTAACAACAAGACCATCTCCTCCCATTGGGGTGAGCGCTGGACTTTCTTTTGGTGCGCTATCTCTTGCGGGAAGATCCCAGAGCGATGATCTTTCCCTGAAGATTGAATCTGCATATTATTCTTCTGGAACACTTGTCCTTTCtgattcttctccatctgctgtCTCATCACTCTTGCTTGTAAATAAGGATCCTAGTACTCAATCTCTTTCATCTGCTAACTTGGGAACGGGGGCAAGGGGTTCTCGTGCACTTAGAGAATCAGTATCATCTATTCCAGTTGAAGGCAGAATGCTTTATGTGGCAGATGTTTTTCCCCTGCCAGATACAGCATCCATTGTGCAGTCTCTGTATTCTGAACTAGAACTCTGTGGATCATGGGGATCCTGTGAGAAGACTTCAGTTAAACTTTGGGCTAGAGGTGACCTTTCAACCCAACATATATTACCAAGAAGAAAAATTGTTATATTTAGTACCATGGGTATGATGGAAGTAGTTTTTAATCGACCAATTGACATTCTGAGGAGATTTTTAGAATCTAATTCGCCAAGATCACTACTAGAGGACTTCTTCAACCGTTTTGGTTCTGGAGAGGCAGCTGCAATGTGTTTGATGCTTGCTGCACGGATAGTTTATACTGAGAACTTCATTAGCAATGTTGTTGCTGAGAAAGCAGCCGAAGCTTTTGAGGACCCTAGAGTTGTTGGAATGCCACAATTAGAGGGAAGTGGTGCATTGTCTAACACTAGAACTACAGCTGGGGGATTCAGCATGGGTCAGGTTGTTCAAGAAGCTGAACCTGTATTTTCAGGTGCTCACGAAGGCCTCTGCCTGTGCACTTCGAGGTTGCTGTTGCCATTGTGGGAGCTTCCTGTTTTTGTCATTAACGGTGGCTCAGGATCTCCTGATACTGTATCTGAAGATGGAATCGTATCATGTAGACTTTCTGTTCAGGCAATGCATGTACTTGAAGACAAAATTTGCTCCCTGGAGAAGTTTTTGAGGTCTAGGAAGAACCAGAGGCGTGGACTCTATGGCTGTGTGGCTGGTTTAGGAGACATAACTGGCTCGATTTTGATTGGAAGTGGATCAGATCTTGTTGCTGACAGAAGTATGTCGCGGAATTTATTTGGTTCATACTCCCATAATGTGGATTCTAGTGAGAGTGGGTCGTCAAATAAGAGACAACGACTCCCGTATAGTCCTGCTGAGCTGGCTGCCATGGAG GTAAGGGCTATGGAGTGTATCAGGCAATTGCTTCTGAGATGCAGGGAAGCCCTTTTCCTACTCCAACTTCTTTCTCAACACCTTCTGGCACGCTTGATTCAAAACTTTGATGCAAGTACTAGGCAAACTGTAGTGCAGTTGACATTCCACCAATTAGTTTGTTCAGAAGATGCAGACCAGCTTGCAACAAGGCTCATATCTGCTTTAATGGAG TATTACACTGGTCCTGATGGCAGGGGCACTGTAGATGATATTAGTAATAGACTTCGGGATGGCTGTCCAAGCTATTACAAAGAAAGCGATTACAAGTTTTATGTAGCTGTTGAATATCTTGAGAGAGCTGCCGCAACTTCTGATACACAAGAAAGGGAAAATCTGGCCCGGGAGGCTTTCAACAATTTAAGCAAAGTTCCAGAGTCTGCTGATTTGCCAACTGTGTGCAAACGTTTCGAAGATTTGAG ATTCTATGAAGCTGTAGTTCGATTATCTTTGCAGAAGGCCCAGGCTGGGGATCCAGCTGGAGATGCTTTCAATGAGCAAATCGATGCTGGGATCCGACAACATGCTCTTTCTCGACGTATGCAGTGTTATGAAATTATCACTAATGCTTTGCGTTCTCTCAAAGGTGATGCTTTGAGGAAGGAATTTGGGTCGCCTATCAAACCTGTCCTCCAAACTGCCCTTGATCAAGCTTctcgcaaaaaatatatatgccAGATCATTCAACTTGGCATTCAATCATCTGATAGAGTCTTCCATGAGTATCTATATCGAACATTAATTGAGTTAGGCCTTGATGATGAGTTATTGGAATATGGGGGCCCTGACTTGGTGCAGTTTTTGCAAAATGCAGGACGTGATCCTACACATGAG CCCTTTTCCTTGGTTGCATCTTCTTCTCCCATGGGTCATTCCAGAGTTCAGCTTGCTTCTAATCAGATAAAGTACTCTGAGCTTCTGGCACGGTATTATGTCCTGAAGCGTCAGCATGTTCTTGCTGCTCAAATATTGTTCAGGCTAGCGGAAAGGCATTCAACTGAAGCTGTGGATACCCCAACTCTTGAGCAAAG ACGTCAGTACTTGAGTAATGCTGTTCTGCAAGCGAAGAGTGCCAGTGAGAGTGATAGCCTCAATGTTTCGGTCCGGGGTGCTATTGATAATGGTCTTCTTGATTTACTTGAAGGAAAGCTTGCTGTTCTTCAATTTCAGATAAGGATTAAGGAGGAGTTGGAATCTATGGCCTCAAGATTGGACACTTCTCTGGATGGATCTGAATCTACCACAAATGGCTCAGCACCTACCAGTGGTCAGTCCAGTGATGCCAGTTTCATTGTTTCACTTCGAGATAAGGCAAAGGAACTGTCAATGGATATAAAAACCATCACTCAATTATACAATGAGTATGCTGTTCCATTCGAGCTCTGGGAG ATATGTCTGGAAATGCTATACTTTGCTAGCTATTCTGGTGATGCTGACAGCAGCATAGTGAGAGAGACCTGGGCTCGACTCATTGATCAGGCTCTTTCACGGGGTGGTATTGCAGAAGCTTGTGCTGTACTTAAGAGGGTTGGTTCTCATGTTTATCCTGGAGATGCAGCTATTTTGCCATTGGACACATTATGTCTTCACCTTGAGAAGGCAGCACAG GATCGAGTGGCTTCGGGTGTTGAACCTGTTGGAGAAGAAGATATTGCAAGGGCTCTTCTTGCTGCTTGCAGGGGTGCAATAGAACCTGTTCTCAATACTTATGATCAGTTGTTATCAAACGGTGGTGTTTTGCCTTCTCCAAGTCTGAGGCTGCGTCTTCTTCGCTCAGTTCTAGTAGTCCTTCGTGAATGGTCAATGTCCATCATTGCACAGAGAATGGGCACTAGTGCTGCTGGAGCTTCTCTGATTCTTGGTGGACCATTTTCACTAGGGCAGAGTGCAGCTATAAATCAAGGTGTACGCGACAAGATCACTAGTTCCGCAAAGAG GTGCATGACCGAGGTGCGGAGGTTGCCCCTTCCTCAGCATCAATCCGAGGCCGTCTATCGAGGTTTTAGGGAGCTCGAAGAGTCACTCTTGAGTCCGTTTTCTTTTTAG